The Rhipicephalus sanguineus isolate Rsan-2018 chromosome 4, BIME_Rsan_1.4, whole genome shotgun sequence DNA window GTATATGCGGCAAGTGCATGTGTGAATCAAGCATAGCAAGACAGAGATACTAGTATACAACAGCAGTGCACCACTAATTTCTCGTACCTGTAAAAATGtatcacacatacacacacacacaaaaaaaggatatTCTCCTTCTCGATTTCTTGTCCACTTGGAAGTGTGAAGACCTCAGATTCAGCTATGTTTGTTTTTAGCTCCTCATCAGCTAATTTTCTGCAGAGAAATGCAAGGAAAAATGTAAGATGACAACAATACACCTGGCAAGCGaagaatattaaaaaaatttGCAAAAGAAATCCCACAAACACAACACAGGAACAGCATTATAGGGAGCATCATTTTTTAACTCCCTTAAACGCTTATGACGACCTGAGCTCGTCATAAGCAGTCGCAACTTTTTTGCTTATGATGACCTGTGCTTGTCATGGCTCTTCAGCAAAGTTCCAAGAGGCTTTTGACGAACCCAGTAGGGGTTCCGTGATTGGCACTTTTGCTGAATGAAAGTCTGCGCGGTAAAATGCGTGCTTTGGGCTTCCCGCGCATTATAAATGAACATGGTCACATCTGTGCAGTGTTCTCGCGTGGGAAATCTTTCTTCTTCAGATGATGAAAGCATGAGTGACGATGATGTTGGTGTCATGTTTAATTCTTCAAGTGAAGATAGTGATGACATTTTCACGAAAAGTGACTCTGATGCGGAAGCAGTGATGATACGATGGCCAGCTCCCACGAATGGTACCAAATGGCTTTGAACGCTACCACACGAACAGTAGCCTCATCTAGTTAGAATTGCACTATCAAGGATTAGTGCATTTTGTGCGCGGCAAGTCAAATCGAACCCTTACTTTCTGGGGTTACAGAAATTTATTTACGCATACACCTCAAATGCCTCAGGTATGTGGCATTACATGACGGTGTGAAAAATGATGAATAAAGCATTATTATCTGCCGTAAAAATGCTTTTGcaagtatttttctgttttgaacaCGTTAGTGAAGCATTTCATGTCATCAAAAAAAATTGGCAATTTTCAAACATTTTTTTATGGTTTAATGGGCACTTAAAGGGTTAAAATTTATTTTGCCTTGAGCACACGCGGTTTTGTGATACATACAAACTTTATCAATGATAATTTACGTTTCCACACGGCACAGAACAGCTCCAAACTTGGACATGCCATAAATTGCAGGCAACGCACCGTTTACTAAACACTAGTGACTTTGCTGCTGCCAATTTTGATCAATTATGGCGCCCATTCACCGTCAAGAGGTTTTCAAAGGTGAGGTCACAGGCTAGCAATGTAAACTTTTCCACAAATAGAACTTATTTTTCATGAAAGTGTGGTAAAAAATTAGCAAATTCACAGAACAGGCTTAAAATCATAAACAATGCACAAATTTCAGTTGAGTTGGCAGATATGCAACACAACTCTGCAGGGAATCACATTTCAGTGATCACTCATTAACATTCTTAGCAGCACAAAGTTCATTCAGCACTTGCGCCAACGAGCTTGTCAATGACAAGTTAATTATTTTGTATCATTAGTTCGCAGGTTTTTTTCAGCGCCTTTATATGGTTACATGGTAGCAGAGATTTTACACGGCGGCAGGTATTCTATAATCAGTGCCACATTCTTGTTGATAATGTGCACTTCCGTAAAGGTTAATGCAGTCCCTGTACTTAGATAAAGCCCCAACTGAAAACATCAACAATCTGATGTCAAGATGATAAGCAGTTTGCACAGTTCATTCACAAAAAGTCTGAGTAAGATGTGAAAGATGCAAGTAGTTTTCAAGCAGAGTAAGATGTATTTCAAGAAAACTGAGAAATTTACCTATCTTCATCCTGTCTCTTCTGAAGTTTCCTTGATGCAGCTTCAATGGGCAGCTGGAAGAGATAAGCACGTAAATAAATTAGCCTAATGTAGGCTTTACTTATTAGCTGTGCTAAATGAGTCAAGAAAGGTCATACCTCTTCGTCATCACTTTCGTCCTCATCCTCGCCGCTTTCTGAAACAGCGAACTCGTCATCCATAGCAGCATCATCATCAGAGCTCTCGCCGAAATCCTGTAATCACACAATGTAACTCGTTACAATCTACAAAATTGTAGTTAACGTATATGTAGACATTCAGTTTGTTCAGGAGGACGCAATACCTCTTGCTGATCGTCAGAgccgtcatcgtcgtcatcatcagatCCCAAAAGCTGCTTCTTCGACGCCTTTGGCTTCAGCCATTTCTTGTTGTCGTCGGAAAATGACTGGACCTTCGTTGTAAATTGGTCGTCGTCCTCTTCTGGTGGTATAAAAAGGAATACAATTGGAACAATATAGCGCAGCAAGCAAGGCATGAAGGCAGTGCCGGTGTTGCATCCTCGACGTTTGACACGATCGAGTTCGATCGAAGCCAACAGACGAAATCGGCGACACTCACCTTCTTCTACTTTCTTTTTGGTGATCACTTTACTTGTGAGTTCATTCTTTACGGCTTGACTTTTCTTCAACCTGAAATTGATACGTAGTTTTAAGCGCATGCCGCCAACTATCAACTATACAAGCCTGTGCACTAAAGCCTTACTTTCTCAGTGCCCGCCTCGACAGCGGCTTCTCCGCTGCAATCCAACGTACACAGTAAATTAGACTTTTATGCTAGACATGCGAAAACAACGGTACGCGGAAAACAAACACGTGCGCCCGAGAGCGATGTTTACCTCTCAAAGCCTTTGGTATCTCCGGCGGGGGTTGGATCTTCGATTTCCTCGATCGTCGCTTCTTCGGCTTTTCGTTAAAGTCCGCTTTGCGACCCATGATGAAACGGGGCGATATTCACTCCGCCCGGCAAGTACGGGCTCTTAGCAACTGAAAAGCTTCATGCGACAGCAACGAAAAGCCGCATGGACACCCGACTTCTCTTGGATTGGATTCGAAACGCTGACGGCTAACGATGAATGTTGATAGCCATATCAATGCTGATGGCGCAAGTGTGAACTGTGAACCCTTGGCGCACGGTAGAATGTTACTCTTTCTTCCTGTACTGGTTCGTGTTCTTGATCAGTAAGTGAATAGCGAACAAAAACTGCAGTCGAAAGAATTGGCACTATCTTGTTCCTTGAAGTGGAAAAAACAACACGTTCACTTCCACACGAGAAACCGTGTAGATAAGAATGTTTACATCGGTCACTTGTACAGGCAACGTACAGCTATTACAGCAATGAAAGCCAATAATTAttttaacaaaataaaaaaagaatatccCGCGTCAAACAGCCGTAGAAGATGCACCCTCACGAGCATCGCCAAGCGCGTGCTTTTTAATTCGGCCGTGTTGTGCGTTCAGTCGGCGGCGTTTAAATGCCAGCTCGAGGAACCTAGCACAAATTTAAAACCAAAGCTAGTTCATGGATTATGGTAGACGAACGCCCATAGCGCAGAATTCGCGAGCTCAAGCCCTGCGGTGCTGGACGACTCGGAACCTCCAGTGCGGTCACTGCTGTCACTTGCCAGTCATGGCTGGAGATGTGACGCATCCAAAGCACGGCGTGAACAGCGTCTTCTCACGGCGGGACATCGAAATCTTCGAGCGTTGGTTCAGGTGGTAAGTTCGCGAATGCATCCCGGCCATTGAGCACAGAACAACGGGCATAATTTGCAgatgggaggtgggggggggggggggtggcgagggGATTAGTGGAAAAATGCACGGTGCACGGGCCGAGCTGCGCACTCTAAAACCGAAGCTACTGCATGACTTCAACGCGAAAGGGGCATAAAAAAggagaggggaaaaggggagTTTTTTAACCAATCTGCGGAGCGGGCGTCCGCACGAACCGCAGCGTTGGTCACTTGGTAGAGCGTCCGCCTCTTTCGtttttctgtgctgccctctgccgttttgataGGGACCGACACAACCGGTATCGTCACAACGAAAGCCATCAAGGCGTTTCGCCACTTTTACGCTAggagaagggcgcatgcgccgtggcatcgtgaaaaaggcggattcggGAGGtcctgagttcgattcccagtgccgccgaaTAACCACCGATTTatctgatggggggggggggggagagagaggcgACGCGTACGCGTCGGAGCGTCCTCGCGGCAAGGCAGATAATATCAGCCGCAGTTACTTGGAGTTCTGCCTTGTCCATGTGGCTTTTTGGCATTGAAATGAGGAGGTACGTGTTACACCTCCAGTCATCGATCGCTGATTTCGCTCATAGCGagacgcattaaaaaaaaagaaaaagattttgAAGCGAAGGAGCCTAAATGCATGTCTGCTGAGAGCAACTTCAAATTAATTTAGGCAAATAATTAATGTGATTGAGCACACGCATCCTAGACCAACATAGAGTGAATGCTAACTAGGTCTTTGTTTATTCGCAGTGGGGATCCAAAGGAAACTGGCCATCTGGATGCGGAAGGTCTCAAACGCCTGTGGACAAGTCTTCAAATGGACGTAACGCAGATGTCTGCCAAGTGGTTAATTgccctagcagacgacaacagGAATGGGAAGCTCAACTTTGGAGAGGTACGTTGCACACGTTGTTCTGCGTGGTAGGAGCGTTTCATGAGTGAATGCATTTTGCTGCAGTTCCTATACCTGTGGATGATGGCGGCTGAAAATTCCGAGTTCCAGTCAACACCTGAAGGgcaggccatgctgcgaaccatGCAAGCGTTTGAAATTTATCCTGTTGCTTCTGACAAAAAGCCCAGCACCTGCTACACTTTAAACCCATGGGTAAAGTCACAGTGATGCATATGTGCGAATTACACGAGACCATTTGCACATGCCTCACGCACTTATTTGAATGTCTACCCTTACAATGGACAATTTTCCTACAGGTACGATCAAGATTTCTTGACCAAGGAGATGAAGGGCGACCCCTTGACGTAAAACTGCCTCAATCTCGGATTCAAGAAGCACGAGAACTATGCGAAGGAGCTGCTAAGCAGCGGGCAGCATTCATAGCTCAGGCAAAGTCACTTTACGAAGGTAAACTTGAAGCACGCTTTCTTTCAGATAGTTTGCCATGGCCAGTATTGTTTTGCAGGAAGCACTCGACTGCAGCACAAGGTCCACGCAGAACGCCGAGCGGAATTCATCAAATGGGCACGCACGACTTTTGAAGACGACAAAGTCGTGCAGAAGAACCTCCCAGACCAAAACGAGCACGAGGAACAAATTACGTACCATGACGCATCCGTATGCCCGGTGATGAACAAGTCAACCCCTGCTATCAGCGAGTTCTCGCTGGACCAGTGTTCCTTTCTGGCAGACTGGTTTCACAGGTACCTATAAAATTTAACCGTGCATATCGTATGGCGGTGTATGATAGTGCTATGAGCAAGCtgtaaatttttattctttacatatAGCGCACTATATTGAAGGGTCTGTGCATTGCATCACTTTTCTGCAATCATTACTATCTTTAACTGTCTGCTATGACTAGTTGTCTAGTTCTGCCGGTGCCATCAATCCCAATTAGCACATGTACACTCGCATGCACACTATCTTGTGTTCTTATCATAGGCTTGTCCACAATGATGGCAAGATGACTAGTTGTCTAGTTCTGCCGGTGCCATCAATCCCAATTAGCACATGTACACTCGCATGCACACTATCTTGTGTTCTTATCATAGGCTTGTCCACAATGATGGCAAGCAGGGCAGTAGGTTCCCTGAGCCAGCTAGAAGGGGGTGGGCGCACATTTGCTTCATATGCAAATGATTATGAAGGACAGCTAGCTTAGAattatgttgtgtgtgtgttggcatGTGTGGCTGCCTTCAAGCCGTGGTGAATCTAGTAGTATGGCCGCTATCACTTGTTAGTGCTGGTGTAAGAAAGATGATGAGGATGTAGCGAGAAAACCAGACACAAGGTGCAAGACAGTTTGCAGCAACGAAGACAGTCTGAACTGCTTGCCTTCTTTGCTCAAGACCCTCGTGCGGCCTTAACCGAAAGCTTTTTCGCTAAGCTTGGCATGAAAATTGAAAGGTTCACAGAAGCACACAGACTTTCTGCAAGTTCCTTTTTTAACAGTGGAGatgtttaagcttggcaaaactccgTTGTCCCCCTGTATTAACTGGTTGAGCAAGGAGGAGCCATGGTAAGAGAGGGAGAGTCCAGTCCAGTTATGCCTAGGTGCGCAAAGCCAAGAACGGAgcgtagtatagcatagcaagggggtgggaaaaagaAATGAGGGTGAGGGAAATGAGGGGGAGATGGTATTGTATAGCACAGTGTAGCAAGGAGTGAGGGAAGTGAGTGTGATGTGAGGGTCATGAGGAGGGaacagggtgaagcatagcatagtcttgcataatatagcaagggggtgggaaagggaagtgaaggctAAGAGGAGTGatgggaggaggagggaagagggtaaagcgtagcgtagccatgtatatactctgttccagaagttccgtgcagcagagccaaggctacacgaccctcgagcgcaggttgttgcgaagcgagaagtagtgccccatatacgtagccgttgtttgtcctcatgacttttgcaagcggtctcgtcggaggatttttacttgaaggcttctctgcgtgttgtagctgtgatttgtatgacgattttgtcgcattttctgtataaaacaatttttgtggctccatgatactgaagaaagagttcttgcatgtacgtgttataacatgcaaatgacggaaaaaataacgctgttgtggctcgtatgtgttatgtttttacttataaagtacgaaggaatggtacgacactgtctaaacttttatgagtagtccgcacagcccgagcgtccacagcgccgcggaggacccagtcttgggttgtgattagtccgcggtggcagatttggtcactacTTAGTCAatatggcggcgcctggttcacctgtgcgatatcgtgcaagtatcacgaagacgcgcgcttttacggtgccgaggagaatatttaaccgctttcacaattacagctcatctcactgcgcagttgcacagtgtcccgagacgctcttgccgctttcgctgcagcgctcgccgctagcagacgacagggcgtggaaggatacacttagatgtgctcgccctcctgattggctgagaaggcctgtagcttccacagtgctgcacggaacttctggaacagagtatagtattatagcgaggggtgggaaagtgaagtgaaggTGATGTGAGGGTTGAGGAGTAGGGGAGAGGGTGTAGCATAtcatatccatgtatagtatagtattgcaagggGTTGGAAATGGaggttgaggagggagagggggagaaggtaaagcatagcatcgtcttgtacagtatagtgggaaaggaaagtgatgggcgtgaaaagaaagtgagggtgaggagataAAGGCACCAGAtccactgtttcctcagtcttcgctgCCCGTTTTTTTTCTAACGCAATTCATTTTTTTCAGATGGGATATGAACAAGGATGGCTTGCTTGATGGGCATGAAATCCAGAACATGTTTCAATGCCTGCGAATTCCCATCAGCCCAAGTGGCTTGCATGCTATCGTCCAATACTTTGACGAGGACATGGACGGAAAACTCAACTTCCGCGAGGTTGGTGACACGAGTGACCGAGCATGGTAGAAGGGCTCCCCAACTGACAACTCACTTGCTTTGCAGTTCTTGCTCATGTGGCGTGCAGCGATATACGACCCAGACTTTCAACGCACCGCCGAGGGGTGCAAGATGGTCAAGCACATGCGAATCCACAACTTGCTACCCTACCAAGCAAAGAAGCCAGCATGGGTAAGTACCTATTTGTATGTGCTACTCTCCTGTGGCCTGGCTACTCGAATCAAAATAATGAATTACGCAAAGTTGTTTCTCAAAATTGCACGTGCAGCCGATTAGTGTCTCTCACACTTGCTATAAGTAATGGTAGGGCCTCAGAACATGCTCAAAAAGATATATGCAGTTGAGCTGAGTGGAAGTTCATTTCTGCGCAAATACGTTGAAGTTTGGAATTTTGTCTCTTGCATTACGAATGACACAGACGCATTAGCATTGGGCCAGCAGATCAGTACCGTTGCATTCTTGCAGTTCAAAAAGGATGCCGCTAACACTTCACTGGGggtagaaaaacagaaaaaggaagTTGTTGCTGGCAGATTTATTAGTGCTATTTTGGTTTTGTGTCTTGAAGTGCTTTTGCACTGCTTTAGACAATAGTATTTTATAGAAATCACTTAGCGTAGTGAAGGAGGGAGCTACAAAAGGGAACTTTGGCTCTGACCCATGCTGTGAAGGTGATTGGCCGGTGAAGCTGCGGTATGATCCAACAAACCAATGTCACGTGAACAGTGGCCAAATGAGAAATTCCTCTGCGTGAAATGATTGACAGCAAGTCAGTCAAATGCACGATGCCAAAACGCTGCTCTTGGGGAGCCCTAACTATGCATGGCCTTCCGCTGCATTATCACAACACAAATCAGTTGCTAGGTGAGCTCTTCCTTTACATATGAAAGTGTAGCAACGTCTGTTCACATGCTACAGTTGCTGCTTCCTGGCAACTGCAGCTTATGTAACTGTAATCTTTAACAGGAAACCCAACTGGCAAACGCTACGTGCGTTTGCATTGCTTCAACCTGCCTAGTCATCTACAATGAGGTTTTGACACTTGTGTTCTGCTTTACTGAAATGAGTACCACTGAGGAGTGTCTTGCATGCTGAATTTGAATGGAGACGGGCACTTCTTGCTTCAATTCTGTAATAGTTTTCTGTCTACTGTTTTGTTGACAGGGACAAGGAAATTCTGGGATCAGAGTTATAGTAAACAGCTTTGTTGTAAAACTGCCATCCCTCTTGCAGTAGTGCAGTGTTTCAAAGGAAACtgatatggatttctcagaaagtgtTGTCAAAGAGTTTACTGCTATGCTACTACTGGGTGGCAGTCTTTGTTTTGATCGGCCTCAGTCCCGAGGGTTTATGCTAATATGATTCAACAAAGCGATTTAACGTGACACTTATAACTTGATATGCAGGAAAAGCAATTTTAAAAATCAGAGTTTACCTTTAAAACTTCTTTAGTTTTGTGAGCCGCCTCTGGCTCCAGCAGCAAAGCACTTCACACATATTTTCAGCATGAGGAACAGGCAAGAGATTAGCATTGCAAAAGCATCAGCGATTTTTGCCACACTAGGTGTGTATGCAAGGTTCGATCAATGTGACGTCCCGTTGTGCGACAACGCTCGTGTGTGGTGCGCTGACCAAGGGCTCTCTTCTTGCGCAGTGACCACGAGCGTGCCACCGGAGAAGCGTCACACGACGAGAAAGAAACGAGACGAcagagaccgttttttttttcatttgttacaCCTCCTCGTTTTTATTTACGTTACTAATAACTTATGTGTATCACTGCTCTGCGTGGTATggacaaaaaagaaattaaaaataaaaacatgAGAAGAAACGGGATAAAAAGGGGGAAGAAAAACTCGTGAGGGGGGTGGTGTGTCAAACCGAGCCCGACGCGACCCCCCCCGGCCACCCCCGAGGCGCCCCTCGGTGGATGCCACTATGTACAAGTTTGGGTAGCCAAGGGGGAGGACGGGGGTGCGAGAGGACTTCGGCTTGccccccctctcttttttttttttcttgacagcCAGCCACAGACGATGAAAAATCAGGTGAcgtaaacactttttttttttttctttcacacatTAAAAATGGAGCTCACACGTGAACAATGATTGGAGTAGCAGAGAGAACAGAATATAGAACAGTCGTTTGGTTAAGGTAGTGGAACGCCCCTtcctacgcattttttttttcttctctgcaaCGCGCGCGCGGGTCGCATCGAAACAAAGTGAAAATCACGCCCTGGTGTTTGTGAAACGACTGGGAGACATTTCCCCACATGTAGTAAACGTCTGACGATACACCGGCTGGTAGTAGTATATAGATAGAGACTCCTTTGAAAAATGGCTTGAGCAAACGGGAGAAAAACAGCAAGGAGGACTcggcgacacccccccccctttttacccccccccccccttttccccccTCACAGACTTAGGTGCATCATGTTCTTTCTTCCATTACCTCGTCcacaccttttctttttctttcctctctcgcGATGCCTTCCTTACCGTGCATCTATCTGAAATACCTCTCCCTGAATTTCAAAATTAAAGGAGTTAAGCACCAATAGGCATGCGGCAACACGTTCCTACATACCATCACTTTCAACGCAAGTGTAAAATTATGTCAACTGCAATGCCCGCTACTAAACAAATGCAACGCCCAATGTCCCTTTTTAAGTGGCACTGCGCTTGCCGATTAAAATGCGGTTCATGATCGTACACGCAAACAAACTATAAATAGTATAAACTTCGCTTCTGAATCAAATCACTGGGATAAAAATGCGATTCACAAAAAACACTGACACTTCGTTAACCTCCCATCAATCGGTGACAAGCGTCTCGACCCGTCCGGACTGTCGCGCGCCTCCGAGCAAGCTTATTTTTTTCCACTTTGAAAAATGTGAGGTGTGGCTTTGAAAAGACATCACAAAGAAtcgttttttcccccttttctttttttttaaattttgaagaGAAAGGTTTGTTGTTGTTGAATGTACAGACAATACAATACACACGTAGCAGCTTATGTACAAAATTTA harbors:
- the LOC119389819 gene encoding uncharacterized protein LOC119389819; amino-acid sequence: MDYGRRTPIAQNSRAQALRCWTTRNLQCGHCCHLPVMAGDVTHPKHGVNSVFSRRDIEIFERWFRCGDPKETGHLDAEGLKRLWTSLQMDVTQMSAKWLIALADDNRNGKLNFGEFLYLWMMAAENSEFQSTPEGQAMLRTMQAFEIYPVASDKKPSTCYTLNPWVRSRFLDQGDEGRPLDVKLPQSRIQEARELCEGAAKQRAAFIAQAKSLYEGSTRLQHKVHAERRAEFIKWARTTFEDDKVVQKNLPDQNEHEEQITYHDASVCPVMNKSTPAISEFSLDQCSFLADWFHRWDMNKDGLLDGHEIQNMFQCLRIPISPSGLHAIVQYFDEDMDGKLNFREFLLMWRAAIYDPDFQRTAEGCKMVKHMRIHNLLPYQAKKPAW